Genomic DNA from Chitinophaga lutea:
GGTTATCAAAAAGTTAAACCAGCCGGAGGAAACCGGCAAGCAGGATATGAAAGATACAATTATGAAAATATTGCAGTCATGCCAGGAAACAAACTGGCGCTGGAGTACCGAAAGGGATGATGAAGTTGCGGAAGTTGAGTTTGACGACAACCAGGCAGCTGAAAGGATTGCCCAGCTAATCTGCGACAAGGCAGCTGAAATAGGGGTATGGTCGCAAGCAAATAGTGTCAACAACGGATTGGCCCAGGACACCCTGCGGGGATGGCTTTCTTACCAAGGCTTCACCGACAAACAAATCAAAAGTTCCCTCGAAAAATTGAAATCATGAAAGCCATCTCCATTCAACAGCCCTGGGCTTCCCTGATCATTACAGGGGCGAAAAGAGTAGAAACCCGCTCCTGGGCAACCAGATACCGCGGCCCAATCCTGATCCACTCTAGCGCCGGCATGCCGAAATTGAACCGGGAATTGTGTGCTACGGAGCCATTTCTTTCATACGGTAAGCACATCGGCATTTTCCACCATGGCTCGATTCTGGGCCGCGCGGTATTGAAAGATGTAGTACCTGTGGAGAAGCTGGTACAAGAGTTTGACCAATACCCCGGCATGTACGGCACCCATGAGCTGAAGTTCGGGGATTATACCCCTGGGCGGTTCGGTTGGGTACTGGGCGATGTTGAAGAATTCGCCGCGCCGATTCCCGCCAAGGGGCAGCTGGGTATATGGAATTACAGAGGGGGGATTCCTTCGCGCCAGTGGGCCTCACTTTCCGACCGGGAGCTGGACGCCGAGATCTGCGAAAAGCTACTCGGCTGGGTAGAATGGCAGACGCCAGCCGACGGCAGTGGCGACCCAGATACAAGAAGCATGATTCTGATTGAGAGCAAAGAGAGCCTGGAAAGGTTATTCAAATCAGGGTTTACACTTCCCCCTAAAGGAAAGATAGCGCGCTCGTTCCTGTGCCCACAGCATAGCCGCGATCTGGAATCGGCGCTTTGGTTCGCCCGCAAGGTAGGACTGCAGCTCTGCACACCACTGCCGCGGCCTCGGCAGATTGTGGAATTGGCTTTCGCGTACGGCCTGAAGCACAAAAGCAATACAATCTAAACAAGAACTCTCATTTCTCCACCATGAGGATAAACAAAAAAGTATAACATGAGGAAAGGAGCAAAAATATCAACCTGCGGACAGTTCCGTTACCAGCTGTGGCGCATATGGGATGAAACAAAGCCGCTGGTACTTTTCATTATGCTGAACCCAAGTACAGCGGATTCTGATCAGGACGACCCAACAATACGCCGCCTGATTGGGTTTTGCCATCGGTGGGGCGCAGGTGGGTTCTTCGTAGGAAATTTAAATCCATACCGGACATCCTCTCCGTCAGAACTCATGAAGTTTCTTGAAACAGGATGCACGCAGGGTGAACGGATAGAAATGGCTGTCCGAAATCAGAATGAAGTAAAACACATGGCGGCCAACGTGGCATTCTGCGTTGCAGCCTGGGGCGCTCACATCTATTCGTCAGCAAGCAAAGAGCCATTGGAATACAAAACCATCCTAGGGGATGTCCCGTTTTACTGTTTAGGACTGACCAAAGGTGGTTATCCCAGGCACCCACTTTACCTGCCTTATAGTGCCCAGTTACTCACCTGGCCTGATAGCCAACCAATCGAAAAGCCATGACACCACAACGAATCCAACGTAAGAGAACCAAAGGCTGGCGCATGCCGCCGAACACCGTCAGCGTAACCCGGCCGGGGAAATGGGGGAACCCATTCACTGGAGTCGCAGCTGCAGCCAATTTCAAAACATGGCTTGCCGGTAACCCGGTACTGAATATTCACGCTGGCCGTCCGCCTT
This window encodes:
- a CDS encoding ASCH domain-containing protein, with translation MKAISIQQPWASLIITGAKRVETRSWATRYRGPILIHSSAGMPKLNRELCATEPFLSYGKHIGIFHHGSILGRAVLKDVVPVEKLVQEFDQYPGMYGTHELKFGDYTPGRFGWVLGDVEEFAAPIPAKGQLGIWNYRGGIPSRQWASLSDRELDAEICEKLLGWVEWQTPADGSGDPDTRSMILIESKESLERLFKSGFTLPPKGKIARSFLCPQHSRDLESALWFARKVGLQLCTPLPRPRQIVELAFAYGLKHKSNTI
- a CDS encoding DUF4326 domain-containing protein, which translates into the protein MTPQRIQRKRTKGWRMPPNTVSVTRPGKWGNPFTGVAAAANFKTWLAGNPVLNIHAGRPPSAEAIRAELAGKNLACWCKVGEPCHGDVLLEVANS
- a CDS encoding DUF1643 domain-containing protein, whose protein sequence is MRKGAKISTCGQFRYQLWRIWDETKPLVLFIMLNPSTADSDQDDPTIRRLIGFCHRWGAGGFFVGNLNPYRTSSPSELMKFLETGCTQGERIEMAVRNQNEVKHMAANVAFCVAAWGAHIYSSASKEPLEYKTILGDVPFYCLGLTKGGYPRHPLYLPYSAQLLTWPDSQPIEKP